In one Takifugu flavidus isolate HTHZ2018 chromosome 9, ASM371156v2, whole genome shotgun sequence genomic region, the following are encoded:
- the gm2a gene encoding ganglioside GM2 activator: MVLLSALSITIGLLAVLTEVRFCSSTLRKKVTKIQGFDWKNCGGPDVPAVLKSLTVSPDPIAIPGPLTASASGSTSVELSAPLPLNITLEKKVAGFWVKVPCVEELGSCHYRDACDVLNQLIPPGQDCPEPLHTYGLPCRCPFKDGSYSLPQTQFYLPHMDLPHWLTNGDYRVQGVLGKDGKELGCLKLFLSVHSA; this comes from the exons ATGGTTTTACTGTCGGCGCTGTCCATCACCATCGGTCTGCTCGCTGTTTTAACCGAAGTTCGGTTCTGTTCGTCCACGCTGAGGAAAAAAGTGACGAAG ATTCAGGGTTTTGACTGGAAGAACTGTGGCggtccagatgttccagctgtTCTCAAAAGCCTGACCGTGTCTCCAGACCCCATCGCCATCCCGGGACCGCTGACGGCCTCGGCCTCCGGGTCCACGTCGGTGGAGCTGagtgctccacttcct ctcaACATCACACTGGAGAAGAAGGTGGCTGGTTTCTGGGTCAAGGTTCCATGTGTGGAGGAGTTGGGCAGCTGTCACTATCGGGATGCCTGTGATGTTCTGAACCAGCTGATCCCGCCGGGTCAGGACTGTCCAGAACCGCTCCACACCTACGGACTTCCCTGCCGGTGCCCCTTCAAAGAC GGCTCCTACTCGCTGCCACAGACGCAGTTCTACCTGCCCCACATGGATCTGCCCCACTGGCTGACCAACGGGGATTACCGGGTTCAGGGCGTTCTGGGCAAAGATGGTAAAGAACTGGGCTGCCTGAAGCTCTTCCTCAGCGTCCACTCTGCCTGA